The following proteins come from a genomic window of Chryseobacterium glaciei:
- the kdpC gene encoding K(+)-transporting ATPase subunit C translates to MKIYLISALRLSLVMLVVVALYLIFVFAGSKILPTQGNAEIINYKGQKFYANIGQDFKSIKYFHGRPSAVDYNAAGSAGSNKGPSNEEYLQTVQKRIDTLKMQNPEMNTAKVPVELVTASGSGLDPDISEQGALYQAKRIAKERNISLEKIENLINNQTEKPLLGLFGPSKINVLKLNIALDQTK, encoded by the coding sequence ATGAAAATTTATCTTATTTCAGCGTTGAGATTATCTCTTGTAATGCTGGTTGTGGTAGCACTTTATTTAATCTTTGTTTTTGCAGGTTCTAAAATTTTACCAACACAGGGAAATGCAGAGATTATCAATTATAAAGGACAGAAATTTTACGCCAATATTGGTCAGGATTTCAAATCTATAAAATATTTTCACGGTCGTCCATCTGCTGTAGATTATAATGCGGCAGGAAGTGCAGGAAGCAACAAAGGGCCAAGTAATGAAGAATATTTGCAAACAGTTCAAAAAAGAATCGACACTTTAAAAATGCAAAATCCAGAAATGAATACGGCGAAAGTTCCTGTAGAATTGGTAACCGCAAGCGGAAGCGGATTAGATCCTGATATTTCTGAACAAGGTGCTTTATACCAAGCTAAAAGAATTGCTAAAGAAAGAAATATCTCTCTGGAAAAAATTGAAAATCTTATTAATAATCAAACAGAAAAACCTCTTTTGGGACTTTTCGGGCCATCAAAGATTAATGTTTTAAAGCTAAATATCGCTTTAGATCAAACTAAATAA
- the kdpA gene encoding potassium-transporting ATPase subunit KdpA has protein sequence MNTEILGIIAMFAITLGIGIFLGKYIADVYGYKKTFLDKIFQPIENAIYKVSGINPSRQMTWKQNMFAMLTINLVWFIIGFFILLNQSLLPLNPDGNPDMSPDLAFNTAISFLVNCNLQHYSGETGVSYLSQLYLMFLQFVTAATGMAAMAVLFKAFKEKTTTELGNFFDFFTKSMIRILIPISILVAFILSANGTPMTFEGKDHITNLEGQKVDVSRGPVAAFVAIKHLGTNGGGFFGANSAHPLENTNYMTNMTEMVTQMIIPFALVFALGFYLKKRKLSWTIFTVMTIGFLALAVPNVVNETRGNPLITEMGTDNHLGAMEGKEIRFGSASSGYWSIATTVISTGSVNSMHDSTMPLSGMNQLLAMMINCFYGGCGVGILNYFIFIILAVFMSGLMVGRTPEFMGKKIEAKEMKIAMIVALFHPFLILVGTALTAYFPEFGAKTLNNPGFHGFSEMLYEFTSSSANNGSGFEGLGDNTPWWNISTGVVLLLSRFIPIIGPIAIAGCLAQKKYIPESAGTLKTDTATFGFMTLAVILLIAALSFFPALTLGPIAEQLQYFSK, from the coding sequence ATGAATACAGAAATTTTAGGCATCATAGCGATGTTCGCAATCACATTAGGTATTGGCATTTTCTTAGGGAAATACATTGCTGATGTTTACGGTTATAAAAAGACTTTTTTAGATAAAATTTTTCAACCGATTGAAAATGCTATTTATAAAGTTTCAGGGATCAACCCTAGCCGCCAGATGACTTGGAAACAGAATATGTTTGCCATGCTGACCATTAATTTAGTTTGGTTCATCATCGGATTTTTCATCTTATTAAATCAATCATTACTTCCCTTAAACCCAGACGGTAACCCGGATATGTCGCCCGATCTGGCTTTTAATACCGCAATTTCTTTCTTAGTAAACTGTAATCTACAGCATTATTCGGGAGAAACGGGAGTCAGTTATTTAAGTCAGTTATACTTAATGTTTTTACAGTTTGTAACAGCTGCTACCGGAATGGCTGCTATGGCCGTACTTTTCAAAGCATTTAAAGAAAAAACGACTACAGAATTAGGTAATTTCTTCGATTTTTTCACCAAATCAATGATTAGAATATTAATTCCGATCAGTATTCTGGTCGCTTTTATTCTTTCTGCCAACGGAACGCCGATGACTTTCGAAGGGAAAGACCATATCACGAATCTTGAAGGTCAGAAAGTGGATGTTTCCAGAGGTCCGGTTGCTGCTTTTGTGGCAATTAAACACTTAGGAACAAATGGAGGAGGATTTTTCGGAGCCAATTCAGCACATCCGCTTGAAAATACCAATTACATGACCAATATGACGGAAATGGTTACGCAGATGATCATTCCTTTTGCATTGGTTTTTGCGTTAGGATTTTATTTAAAGAAAAGAAAACTTTCATGGACTATTTTCACTGTAATGACCATTGGTTTTCTAGCACTTGCCGTGCCGAATGTTGTAAATGAGACTCGTGGAAATCCATTAATTACAGAAATGGGAACCGATAATCATTTGGGTGCGATGGAAGGAAAAGAGATCCGTTTCGGAAGCGCCTCTTCAGGATATTGGAGTATTGCAACCACCGTAATTTCTACAGGTTCTGTGAACTCGATGCACGACAGTACGATGCCACTTTCAGGAATGAATCAGCTTTTAGCGATGATGATCAACTGTTTCTACGGTGGCTGTGGTGTCGGAATTCTGAACTACTTCATATTCATCATTCTTGCCGTATTTATGAGCGGTCTGATGGTGGGACGAACCCCCGAATTTATGGGTAAAAAGATTGAAGCTAAAGAGATGAAAATAGCGATGATCGTTGCTTTATTCCATCCATTTTTAATTCTTGTCGGTACCGCTTTAACGGCTTACTTTCCTGAATTCGGAGCCAAGACATTAAATAATCCTGGATTCCATGGTTTTAGTGAAATGTTGTATGAATTCACTTCATCATCCGCCAACAACGGATCCGGATTTGAAGGATTGGGAGACAACACCCCTTGGTGGAATATCTCAACAGGAGTTGTGCTGCTGTTATCAAGATTTATCCCGATCATCGGCCCGATTGCGATTGCAGGATGTTTAGCTCAGAAAAAATACATCCCGGAAAGTGCAGGAACTTTAAAAACGGATACCGCAACTTTTGGATTTATGACTTTAGCCGTCATTCTTTTAATCGCTGCCTTGTCTTTCTTCCCTGCTCTTACATTAGGGCCTATTGCAGAACAACTTCAATATTTTTCTAAATAA
- the kdpB gene encoding potassium-transporting ATPase subunit KdpB, whose amino-acid sequence MKNQSQTLFQKDLVNEAIRQSFVKLNPKIMFKNPVMFLVEIGTIVMFIVSLFSLSGDKTQGSFTYNFLVFIILFFTVLFANFAEAIAEARGKAQADTLRKTREETPAKLIVDNKPGFQVETALKMSAEMKLGDIFLCEAGDQIPMDGEIIEGLATIDESAITGESAPVIRESGGDKSSVTGGTKVLSDRIKVKVTTKPGESFLDKMIALVEGASRQKTPNEIALTILLAGFTLTFIIVTVTLKPFADYSQTPITIAAFISLFVCLIPTTIGGLLSAIGIAGMDRALRANVITKSGKAVETAGDIDVLLLDKTGTITIGNRKATQFHPSNNIDINEFIKASALSSVADETPEGKSIIELSELKSEDLLVPNPVYIDFTAETRTSGIDFENTRIRKGAYDTIKKLTEKAGNIFPPETQEATTKISENGGTPLVVSVNEEVWGVIELQDIIKTGIQERFQRLRKMGVKTVMVTGDNPLTAKFIAEKAGVDDFIAEAKPEDKMNYIKKEQQEGKLVAMMGDGTNDAPALAQADVGVAMNSGTQAAKEAGNMVDLDNDPTKLIEIVEIGKQLLMTRGTLTTFSIANDVAKYFAIIPALFITFIPALQKLNIMNLHSPESAILSAIIFNAIIIPILIPLALKGVAYKPIGASALLRRNLLIYGLGGIIAPFIGIKIIDLFISLFF is encoded by the coding sequence ATGAAAAATCAATCACAAACATTGTTTCAAAAAGATTTGGTCAACGAAGCTATCAGACAGTCTTTCGTTAAGCTGAATCCGAAAATCATGTTTAAAAACCCTGTTATGTTTCTGGTAGAAATCGGAACAATCGTTATGTTCATCGTGAGCTTATTTAGCTTGTCGGGTGACAAAACACAGGGCAGTTTTACCTATAATTTCTTAGTATTCATTATCTTATTTTTCACTGTTTTATTTGCCAATTTCGCCGAAGCTATCGCCGAAGCAAGAGGAAAAGCACAGGCAGATACCCTAAGAAAAACCAGAGAGGAAACTCCGGCTAAATTAATCGTAGACAACAAACCTGGATTTCAAGTAGAAACAGCTTTAAAAATGTCTGCTGAAATGAAACTGGGAGATATTTTCCTTTGTGAAGCAGGCGACCAGATCCCGATGGATGGTGAAATTATCGAAGGTTTAGCAACAATCGATGAATCAGCCATTACAGGAGAAAGCGCGCCCGTTATCAGAGAATCAGGTGGAGATAAAAGCTCCGTAACAGGCGGTACAAAAGTACTTTCCGACAGAATAAAAGTAAAAGTCACCACAAAACCGGGTGAGTCTTTTCTAGATAAAATGATTGCCCTTGTAGAAGGTGCATCAAGACAAAAAACACCTAACGAGATCGCTTTAACCATATTGTTAGCCGGGTTTACCCTTACTTTCATTATCGTTACAGTTACTTTAAAGCCTTTTGCAGATTATTCGCAGACGCCAATCACCATTGCGGCATTTATATCACTTTTCGTTTGTTTGATACCCACAACGATTGGAGGTCTGCTTTCTGCGATTGGAATTGCGGGGATGGACAGAGCTTTAAGAGCCAACGTTATCACAAAAAGTGGTAAAGCGGTTGAAACTGCCGGAGATATTGATGTCTTATTACTGGATAAAACAGGAACCATTACCATTGGAAACCGTAAAGCAACCCAATTTCATCCTTCTAATAATATTGATATTAATGAATTTATAAAAGCTTCGGCGTTAAGTTCTGTTGCCGATGAAACTCCGGAAGGAAAATCAATTATAGAATTAAGCGAATTAAAATCTGAAGACTTGCTTGTTCCAAATCCTGTCTATATTGATTTTACGGCCGAAACCAGAACTTCAGGTATTGATTTTGAAAACACAAGAATTAGAAAAGGAGCTTACGACACAATTAAAAAACTGACTGAAAAAGCCGGAAATATTTTCCCTCCCGAAACTCAGGAAGCAACAACTAAAATTTCTGAAAACGGAGGAACTCCTTTAGTCGTTTCTGTGAATGAAGAGGTTTGGGGCGTTATTGAACTTCAGGATATTATCAAAACAGGAATTCAGGAACGTTTTCAACGATTGAGAAAAATGGGTGTGAAAACGGTGATGGTAACGGGAGATAATCCTTTAACCGCCAAATTTATCGCAGAAAAAGCCGGAGTAGATGATTTTATCGCAGAAGCTAAACCTGAAGACAAGATGAATTATATCAAAAAAGAACAGCAGGAAGGTAAACTGGTTGCGATGATGGGTGACGGAACGAATGACGCGCCCGCTCTTGCTCAAGCCGATGTCGGTGTTGCGATGAACAGCGGAACTCAGGCCGCCAAAGAGGCAGGAAACATGGTTGATTTGGATAATGATCCAACAAAATTGATTGAAATCGTAGAAATCGGAAAACAATTATTAATGACTCGTGGAACATTGACCACTTTCAGTATTGCGAATGATGTTGCTAAATATTTTGCCATTATTCCGGCATTGTTTATCACTTTTATTCCGGCGCTTCAGAAATTGAATATCATGAATCTTCACAGTCCGGAATCAGCGATTTTATCTGCAATCATATTTAATGCGATCATCATTCCGATCCTTATTCCATTGGCTTTAAAAGGCGTTGCTTATAAACCAATTGGGGCAAGTGCTTTATTAAGAAGAAATCTTTTGATCTATGGTTTGGGAGGAATTATCGCACCATTCATTGGAATAAAGATTATCGATTTATTTATCAGTCTATTCTTTTAA
- a CDS encoding outer membrane beta-barrel protein yields the protein MKSKTIHAAFFLVLTTVSQINAQEIQKDSITIKPKDSLTTKTDSKIPFEGYDLSWINGQNRQTDFPLTLKDKDGETILTGVTYVDAYYNYDFRNPQDNTHTISSAIGRSNEVTINMASIGLETNYKNMIGRLWLQYGQMGSIVQDLDGTVNHGKNTNVNNLKNIREAAAGYHFNVMHGLNVEAGIFMSYIGLESYVLGENWNYQRSLVCDFTPFYFQGARIQAYPSKKYKVELWVLNGWQTYNSWNKGLGLGVSNYYRPNENIQLVANFYLNGKDTRNNPDVKRFHHDHSIVARYFHNKESKGLSQAAFSINNHYGFQSGGGLKAKDNYMIGTSIANRLWFHHNKVALSLRADAVSNPGAYLAFSPSPVPNNDFNDAIAKGEKLKMFQGTATVDIMPNQFVTFRLEYGFRKSNIPYFAGSGGTTSPDGWIDTPIDSWRPDLRKSDSRLTLAVMFRL from the coding sequence ATGAAATCAAAAACTATTCACGCTGCATTTTTTTTAGTATTGACTACTGTAAGTCAAATTAATGCTCAGGAAATTCAAAAAGACTCAATAACAATTAAGCCTAAAGATTCCTTAACCACAAAAACTGATTCTAAAATCCCGTTCGAAGGCTATGACTTGAGCTGGATCAACGGACAAAACCGTCAGACAGATTTTCCTTTAACCTTAAAAGATAAAGATGGAGAAACAATTTTAACGGGTGTAACTTATGTTGATGCTTATTACAACTACGATTTCCGTAATCCACAAGATAATACGCACACCATTTCATCAGCAATTGGTCGTTCGAATGAGGTAACGATTAATATGGCAAGTATTGGTTTGGAAACCAACTATAAAAATATGATCGGACGTTTATGGCTACAATATGGGCAAATGGGTTCTATTGTTCAGGATTTGGATGGAACGGTGAATCATGGTAAAAATACCAACGTAAATAATTTAAAAAACATCCGAGAAGCCGCAGCAGGATATCATTTCAACGTAATGCACGGTTTAAATGTAGAAGCCGGGATTTTCATGAGCTACATTGGTCTGGAAAGTTATGTTTTAGGTGAAAACTGGAACTATCAAAGAAGTTTGGTCTGCGATTTTACGCCTTTCTATTTTCAGGGAGCGAGAATTCAGGCATATCCATCAAAAAAATATAAGGTTGAACTTTGGGTGTTGAATGGTTGGCAAACATACAATTCATGGAATAAAGGTCTTGGATTGGGAGTTTCAAACTACTACCGCCCGAATGAAAATATTCAGCTCGTTGCCAATTTTTATTTAAACGGAAAAGATACCCGTAACAATCCTGATGTTAAACGTTTTCACCATGACCATAGCATTGTAGCGAGATATTTCCACAATAAAGAGAGCAAAGGTTTGTCACAGGCTGCATTCAGTATCAACAACCATTACGGATTCCAGAGCGGAGGCGGTTTGAAGGCAAAAGACAATTACATGATCGGAACTTCAATTGCCAACAGACTTTGGTTCCATCATAATAAAGTCGCTTTATCCTTAAGAGCAGATGCCGTTTCAAATCCCGGGGCTTATTTGGCCTTCTCCCCTTCTCCGGTTCCTAACAATGATTTTAATGATGCTATCGCAAAAGGAGAAAAACTAAAAATGTTTCAGGGAACAGCAACTGTTGACATTATGCCCAATCAGTTCGTAACCTTCAGGTTAGAATACGGATTTAGAAAAAGTAACATCCCTTATTTCGCAGGTTCTGGCGGAACAACAAGCCCGGATGGATGGATCGACACTCCGATAGATTCTTGGAGACCCGATTTAAGAAAGTCTGACAGCAGATTAACATTAGCAGTAATGTTCAGACTGTAA
- a CDS encoding histidine kinase translates to MSSSAKQFLELIQKSKKGKFKIYIGMSAGVGKTFRMLQEAHALLRNGIDVKIGYVETHGREETVALVDGIPEIPRRSAFYKGKNLEEMDLQTIINEHPEVVLVDELAHTNVEGSKNKKRWQDVLEILDNGINVISAMNIQHIESLNEEVKKITGIEVSERVPDKILALADEVVNIDLTADELLTRLKEGKIYKKEKIQTALNNFFQSGHILQLRELALKEVATHVEKKVETEVKTENFKPIKFLACISSNEKIAKNIIRKTSRLASYYNSPWTVLYVQKPSENPEKIALDKQRYLINNFNLAQELGAKVIRIKENSVHKGILDYVVEHNITTVCIGKPHAKLWQRLSGYSWIYTLMNRLNERQIDIIILS, encoded by the coding sequence ATGTCATCATCAGCAAAGCAATTTTTAGAGCTCATTCAAAAATCCAAAAAAGGGAAATTTAAGATCTATATTGGGATGAGTGCAGGTGTTGGAAAAACGTTCCGAATGCTTCAGGAAGCCCATGCTTTGTTGCGAAATGGTATTGATGTAAAGATTGGCTACGTAGAAACCCACGGAAGAGAAGAAACCGTAGCTTTAGTAGATGGAATTCCTGAAATACCTCGAAGATCTGCATTTTATAAAGGGAAAAACCTTGAGGAAATGGATCTTCAGACGATTATCAATGAACATCCGGAAGTTGTTTTGGTGGATGAATTGGCACATACGAATGTGGAAGGTTCAAAAAACAAAAAAAGATGGCAGGATGTGTTGGAAATCCTTGACAACGGTATCAATGTCATCAGTGCAATGAATATTCAACATATTGAAAGCTTAAATGAAGAAGTAAAAAAAATCACAGGAATTGAAGTTTCAGAACGCGTTCCCGATAAAATTTTGGCGTTGGCAGATGAGGTGGTGAATATCGATTTAACCGCTGACGAACTTTTAACCAGACTGAAAGAAGGTAAGATTTATAAAAAGGAAAAAATTCAGACCGCTTTAAATAATTTCTTCCAAAGCGGACATATTTTACAGCTTCGAGAATTGGCTTTAAAAGAAGTTGCCACTCACGTTGAAAAAAAAGTGGAAACAGAGGTTAAAACAGAAAATTTTAAACCTATAAAATTTCTCGCATGTATCAGCAGTAACGAAAAAATTGCTAAAAATATAATCCGAAAAACCTCAAGATTGGCGAGTTATTACAATAGTCCGTGGACAGTTTTATATGTGCAGAAACCATCTGAAAATCCTGAAAAAATAGCCTTGGATAAGCAAAGATATTTGATTAATAATTTTAATTTAGCACAGGAATTAGGCGCAAAAGTGATCCGAATAAAAGAAAACAGTGTGCATAAAGGAATTTTAGATTATGTAGTTGAGCATAATATCACCACGGTCTGCATCGGAAAACCCCATGCAAAGCTTTGGCAGAGACTTTCCGGCTACAGCTGGATCTACACCCTGATGAACCGATTGAATGAGCGACAGATCGATATTATTATTTTATCTTAA
- a CDS encoding porin — MKKYIVIGLMLGVFFPKAQSADSMKIGNKITFSAYAELFYSYDFNEPASHNRQDFLYSYNRHNELNLNLGLAKASYQSDNLRANLALMAGTYAQHNMVAEQEALRYVNEANIGIKISKNKNLWIDAGIMPSHIGWESAIGKDNINLTRSLAAENSPYFETGAKVSYTSDSGKWFVSGLVLNGWQRIAKAEGNQSISFGHQITYKPNDKITLNSSSFIGNDKSKEEKKMRYFHDLYGSFQVTKQFSTILGFDIGAEQKLKGSEQYNIWYTPNMLMKYQLNDKWALAGRLEYYNDKNGVIINTKTPNGFQTFGYSLNVDYAILKNVVFRTEARGFTSKDAIFVKNDELKQGNFFITTSLAAWF, encoded by the coding sequence ATGAAAAAGTATATTGTCATTGGGCTTATGTTGGGTGTATTCTTTCCGAAGGCACAGTCTGCGGATTCGATGAAAATTGGCAATAAGATCACCTTTTCTGCTTATGCAGAGCTTTTTTACAGCTATGATTTTAATGAACCGGCCAGCCATAACCGTCAGGATTTTCTATATTCATACAACCGTCATAATGAGTTGAATCTTAATTTAGGACTTGCAAAAGCTTCTTATCAAAGCGACAATCTTCGGGCCAATTTAGCTTTAATGGCCGGAACTTACGCTCAACATAACATGGTTGCGGAACAAGAGGCATTACGATATGTAAATGAAGCCAATATTGGAATTAAAATTTCAAAAAACAAAAACTTATGGATCGATGCGGGAATCATGCCTTCTCACATCGGTTGGGAAAGTGCAATCGGAAAAGATAACATAAATCTCACAAGAAGTTTGGCTGCAGAAAATTCGCCTTACTTTGAAACAGGAGCCAAAGTTTCTTATACCTCAGACAGTGGAAAATGGTTTGTAAGCGGATTGGTTCTAAACGGATGGCAACGTATCGCAAAAGCTGAAGGCAATCAAAGTATTTCTTTTGGGCATCAAATTACATACAAACCGAATGATAAAATTACGTTGAACAGCAGTTCATTCATCGGAAATGACAAATCAAAAGAAGAGAAAAAAATGCGTTATTTCCATGATTTGTATGGAAGTTTTCAGGTAACAAAACAGTTTTCTACCATTCTTGGTTTTGATATCGGAGCCGAACAAAAATTAAAAGGAAGCGAACAGTACAACATTTGGTATACTCCGAATATGTTGATGAAATATCAATTAAACGATAAATGGGCTCTGGCAGGAAGACTAGAATATTACAACGATAAAAACGGAGTGATCATCAACACGAAAACGCCCAACGGTTTTCAGACTTTCGGATATTCGTTAAATGTAGATTACGCGATCTTAAAGAATGTTGTGTTCCGTACAGAAGCAAGAGGTTTTACGTCAAAAGATGCGATCTTTGTAAAGAACGATGAACTTAAACAAGGAAATTTTTTTATTACAACAAGTTTAGCCGCTTGGTTTTAA